In Bacillus sp. DX3.1, the following proteins share a genomic window:
- the dctP gene encoding C4-dicarboxylate transporter DctP, whose product MKRLFKNLTFQVLTAIALGVLVGLLWPSVGKEMKPLGDTFINAVKMVIAPIIFLTIVLGIAKMGDMKKVGKVGGKAFIYFEVVTTFALIVGLIVVNVIKPGEGLNFNELAKGDVSQYTQGGGQGINWIDFVTHIVPSNMVDAFAKGDILQVLFFSILFGVGLAALGEKGKTVIDFLDKLSHVFFKIIGYVMKAAPLGAFGAMAYTIGHFGLASLVPLGKLMMSVYITMFLFVFVVLNIICKIYGFSLWNYLKFIRDEILIVLGTSSSESVLPRMMNKMERYGCSKSVVGLVIPTGYSFNLDGTSIYLSMAVVFLAQVFGVDLTIGQQITIILVLMLTSKGAAGVTGSGFIVLASTLAALKVIPLEGLALLLGVDRFMSEGRAIVNLIGNGIATMIVAKSENEFDEVKHAEAVSDMKVLKETKEAV is encoded by the coding sequence GTGAAACGACTGTTCAAAAATTTAACCTTTCAAGTATTAACGGCGATTGCACTAGGTGTGTTAGTCGGTCTTCTTTGGCCAAGCGTAGGAAAAGAGATGAAGCCATTAGGTGACACATTTATTAATGCTGTAAAAATGGTAATTGCACCGATTATCTTCTTAACAATTGTACTTGGTATTGCCAAAATGGGAGATATGAAAAAGGTTGGTAAGGTTGGAGGAAAAGCCTTTATTTATTTTGAGGTTGTAACAACATTTGCACTTATTGTTGGGTTAATTGTCGTAAATGTTATAAAGCCAGGAGAAGGTCTTAATTTTAACGAACTTGCAAAAGGTGATGTTTCACAATACACACAAGGCGGGGGCCAAGGTATTAATTGGATTGATTTTGTGACTCATATTGTTCCTTCTAATATGGTTGATGCATTTGCTAAGGGTGACATTTTACAAGTATTATTCTTTTCAATTTTATTTGGGGTTGGGCTGGCTGCCCTTGGGGAAAAAGGAAAAACAGTAATTGATTTCTTAGATAAACTTTCACATGTATTCTTTAAAATTATTGGTTATGTAATGAAAGCAGCTCCGCTTGGCGCATTTGGTGCAATGGCCTACACAATTGGTCATTTCGGGCTGGCTTCACTCGTACCGCTTGGAAAATTGATGATGTCAGTATATATTACGATGTTCTTATTCGTGTTTGTCGTTTTAAATATTATTTGTAAGATATATGGATTTAGTTTATGGAATTACTTAAAGTTTATTCGAGATGAAATATTAATCGTATTAGGGACGAGTTCTTCGGAATCTGTATTACCAAGAATGATGAATAAGATGGAACGATATGGATGTTCAAAATCCGTTGTGGGCCTTGTTATTCCAACAGGCTATTCCTTTAACCTAGATGGTACATCTATTTATTTATCGATGGCGGTTGTCTTTTTGGCACAAGTATTTGGTGTAGACTTAACGATTGGGCAGCAAATTACAATTATTTTAGTGCTCATGCTAACATCTAAAGGCGCTGCTGGTGTAACAGGAAGTGGATTTATTGTATTAGCCTCTACGTTAGCGGCACTAAAGGTTATTCCTTTAGAAGGATTAGCATTGCTTTTAGGTGTGGATCGTTTTATGAGTGAGGGAAGAGCGATTGTAAACTTAATTGGAAATGGAATTGCTACAATGATTGTTGCAAAGAGTGAAAATGAATTTGATGAAGTAAAACATGCAGAAGCCGTTTCTGATATGAAAGTATTGAAGGAAACGAAAGAAGCTGTATAG